The following are from one region of the Thermococcus cleftensis genome:
- the csm5 gene encoding type III-A CRISPR-associated RAMP protein Csm5, producing MKLTVLSPLHIGNGNELTVIDVLPLNDGRIAVLDLERLMLELTSAGADVEEILTLVKAPDIMEDMYIWKRYLSDYGVGLEKVKKYTLPVVGRIAPRSMRIREFIKSSGRPYIPGSSVKGSIRTAVFYHVALKYRSRVEKLLEKLADSEGRINPKRADDELEMLVFGYARGRRGRRRYEPKRDPMRALVVRDSEPLSIRNLKVYAVSTVGGKSEIPQYVEGVEGIDVEIEIRVDNELLSRAMRAGELNGLLADTIKGKEDFEDLIWKAIDSFSREVISFERRELRKYGAFRESVGRFYSQLERMEGHKLRVGWGSGWYSMTLGPLILGTDFFKHIRRKFQLGRKPGTHALSGDFPKTRRVANSRPMGWVILRE from the coding sequence ATGAAGCTAACCGTCCTGTCTCCACTCCACATCGGGAACGGCAACGAGCTGACGGTTATAGACGTGCTCCCCCTCAATGACGGCAGGATAGCGGTGCTTGACCTTGAAAGGCTGATGCTCGAGCTCACGAGCGCGGGGGCAGACGTCGAGGAGATACTGACGCTGGTAAAGGCCCCCGACATAATGGAGGACATGTACATCTGGAAGAGGTACCTCTCAGACTACGGCGTTGGGCTGGAGAAGGTTAAGAAGTACACACTCCCCGTGGTGGGTCGCATAGCACCGAGGAGCATGAGGATAAGGGAGTTCATAAAGTCCAGCGGCAGGCCGTACATACCCGGCTCGAGCGTGAAGGGTTCCATACGGACGGCCGTCTTCTACCATGTTGCCTTAAAGTACCGGAGCAGGGTAGAGAAGTTACTGGAAAAGCTGGCGGATTCAGAAGGTAGAATCAACCCAAAACGTGCCGACGATGAGCTGGAGATGCTTGTATTCGGGTACGCCAGGGGGAGGAGGGGCAGAAGAAGGTACGAACCGAAGAGGGACCCGATGAGGGCGCTGGTGGTCAGGGATAGCGAGCCCCTGAGCATCAGGAACCTGAAGGTGTACGCCGTCTCGACGGTCGGAGGGAAAAGCGAGATACCCCAGTACGTGGAGGGCGTTGAGGGCATCGACGTTGAAATCGAAATCAGGGTAGATAACGAGCTGCTCTCCCGCGCCATGAGGGCCGGGGAGCTGAACGGGCTCCTGGCGGATACGATAAAGGGGAAGGAGGACTTCGAGGACCTGATATGGAAGGCCATAGACAGCTTCTCCAGGGAGGTCATCTCCTTCGAGAGGAGGGAACTCCGCAAGTACGGCGCGTTCAGGGAGAGCGTCGGGCGGTTCTACTCCCAGCTCGAGAGGATGGAGGGCCACAAACTCAGGGTGGGCTGGGGAAGCGGCTGGTACTCGATGACCCTCGGTCCCCTGATACTAGGAACAGATTTCTTCAAACACATACGGAGAAAATTCCAGCTCGGCAGGAAGCCTGGGACCCATGCCCTCTCAGGGGACTTTCCAAAGACCCGCCGCGTGGCGAACTCCAGGCCGATGGGCTGGGTGATCCTCCGAGAGTGA
- the crn3 gene encoding CRISPR-associated ring nuclease Crn3/Csx3, with amino-acid sequence MLRFRVREVDEFTVVGFEVEGILEPKVLRDLRPPGVNPRKGVILTGRGPIWLYGFLVHFYHPTVWVATYDPRIGAVVVESHVPDKSPGDVVAIDPEEILGR; translated from the coding sequence ATGCTGAGGTTCAGGGTCAGAGAGGTGGACGAGTTCACGGTGGTGGGCTTCGAGGTTGAGGGTATCCTCGAGCCGAAAGTCCTCAGGGATCTGAGGCCACCGGGGGTCAATCCCAGGAAGGGCGTCATACTCACGGGGAGGGGCCCCATATGGCTCTACGGTTTTCTCGTTCACTTCTACCACCCAACCGTTTGGGTGGCCACCTACGACCCCCGCATCGGGGCGGTGGTGGTCGAGTCCCACGTCCCCGATAAAAGCCCTGGGGATGTAGTGGCCATAGACCCCGAGGAGATTTTGGGGAGGTAA
- the cas2 gene encoding CRISPR-associated endonuclease Cas2 — translation MARYYIVVYDVNEKRVVRVHKILKAYLQWRQRSVFEGWLDGNEVAELKRKLSRAINEEEDSILFYSLPSDSNLVTFHLGRPPDEFDNVI, via the coding sequence ATGGCGCGCTACTACATAGTCGTCTACGACGTGAACGAGAAGAGGGTCGTAAGGGTGCACAAAATACTGAAGGCCTACCTCCAGTGGCGCCAGAGGAGCGTCTTCGAGGGTTGGCTCGATGGGAACGAGGTCGCCGAGCTGAAGAGGAAGCTCTCGCGGGCGATAAACGAGGAAGAGGACTCGATCCTCTTCTACTCCCTGCCGAGCGACTCCAACCTCGTCACCTTCCACCTCGGCAGACCCCCGGACGAGTTCGACAACGTCATCTAA
- the cas1 gene encoding CRISPR-associated endonuclease Cas1, whose protein sequence is MKYPLFITDHGRLERQSGSLVFVGRLEKRTIPLAQVSEVHCLARVSLTSGAVELLSERRIPVHFYSTRGDYRGSLINDASPRGRLHLAQAEHHLDPEKRLFIARAIVQGMQNAMAFTLSRWGVNPVKLNSVKVDGGSVDELMGKEAELWNHFYRYFGDALGVEFRRTRRPPEDELNAMISYANAVIYGLALSSAMKVGLDPAIGYLHAVNDRRFSLPLDLADIFKPLFVFSTVKSLWGERGKGDFTRKGKAVYLSRAGRRKLLKALTGTLRRTVYYKPWKRSVSYRSIMEMEARRLRRHLLGEETYGPFRPWW, encoded by the coding sequence GTGAAGTATCCTCTCTTCATAACCGACCACGGGAGGCTTGAGAGGCAGTCCGGTTCCCTCGTCTTCGTCGGCAGGCTTGAGAAGAGAACCATACCCCTCGCCCAGGTGAGCGAGGTTCACTGCCTCGCGAGGGTCTCCCTGACGAGCGGGGCCGTTGAGCTGCTGAGCGAGAGGAGGATTCCAGTTCACTTTTACTCCACGCGGGGCGATTACAGGGGCTCTCTCATAAACGACGCGTCCCCGAGGGGCAGGCTTCACCTGGCCCAGGCGGAGCACCACCTCGATCCCGAAAAGAGGCTCTTCATAGCCCGGGCCATCGTCCAGGGGATGCAGAACGCGATGGCATTCACCCTCTCGCGCTGGGGCGTAAACCCCGTAAAGCTCAACTCCGTGAAGGTTGATGGGGGTAGCGTGGACGAGCTGATGGGGAAAGAAGCTGAGCTCTGGAACCACTTCTACCGGTACTTCGGCGATGCCCTCGGGGTCGAGTTCAGGCGCACGAGGCGTCCCCCGGAGGACGAGCTCAACGCCATGATAAGCTACGCCAACGCCGTCATCTACGGTCTGGCCCTCTCATCTGCCATGAAGGTCGGCCTCGACCCGGCGATAGGTTACCTCCACGCGGTGAATGACAGGAGGTTTTCCCTCCCGCTAGACCTGGCCGATATTTTCAAACCCCTCTTCGTCTTCTCCACGGTTAAGTCCCTGTGGGGCGAGAGGGGAAAGGGCGACTTCACGAGGAAGGGGAAGGCCGTTTACCTCTCCCGGGCGGGCAGGAGGAAGCTCCTGAAGGCGCTGACAGGGACGCTGAGGAGGACCGTCTACTACAAACCCTGGAAGAGGAGCGTCAGCTACCGCTCGATAATGGAGATGGAGGCGAGGAGGCTCAGGAGGCACCTCCTCGGCGAGGAGACCTACGGTCCCTTCAGGCCCTGGTGG